One segment of Primulina huaijiensis isolate GDHJ02 unplaced genomic scaffold, ASM1229523v2 scaffold25443, whole genome shotgun sequence DNA contains the following:
- the LOC140967594 gene encoding uncharacterized protein: MLHEQLGIPACFSSGEKLTDDPNAITRSRQNLFMSVYRTKIADQCRLITVTWCKNLLLHGLSISVQGPELDSQYTCRIELKTWYFWKKQGSKQFLVDGKPVDVFWDLKSARFNGETEPSSNYYVAVVCDEEVVLLLGNLKKEAYRKTRCRPSLIDPILVSRKEHIFGKKKFLTRVKFHDKGSLHEISIECKNNGVGPEMEIKIDGDLVIHVKHLQWKFRGNESFLVNKGKIEVFWDVHDWLFIPGLRHASFVFKPTSSSFQSGRSSGSSEGLNSCGMPEFCLFLYAWKVE, translated from the coding sequence ATGTTGCATGAACAACTAGGCATCCCAGCTTGTTTTTCATCGGGAgagaagttaacagatgatcCCAATGCAATTACCAGATCACGCCAGAATCTATTCATGTCCGTATACCGGACTAAAATAGCTGATCAATGCCGTTTGATCACGGTAACATGGTGCAAAAACTTGCTACTCCATGGCTTATCTATATCAGTACAAGGTCCAGAACTTGACAGTCAGTATACCTGCAGAATCGAGCTCAAAACATGGTATTTTTGGAAGAAACAAGGCTCGAAACAGTTTCTGGTAGACGGTAAACCGGTGGACGTTTTCTGGGATCTTAAATCAGCAAGATTCAATGGCGAAACCGAGCCAAGTTCAAATTATTATGTAGCAGTTGTTTGTGATGAAGAGGTAGTGCTACTTCTTGGTAATTTGAAGAAGGAAGCCTATAGAAAGACAAGATGCAGACCCTCTCTAATTGACCCTATTTTAGTTTCAAGAAAAGAGCATATTTTTGGTAAAAAGAAGTTTCTTACAAGGGTTAAGTTTCATGATAAGGGGAGTCTACACGAGATTTCAATCGAGTGCAAGAATAATGGGGTTGGTCCCGAAATGGAGATTAAGATCGATGGTGATTTAGTTATACATGTGAAGCATCTGCAGTGGAAATTCAGAGGGAATGAATCATTTCTTGTGAACAAGGGGAAGATTGAAGTGTTCTGGGATGTTCATGATTGGCTTTTCATCCCCGGTTTACGGCACGCATCGTTTGTCTTCAAGCCGACTTCGTCGTCCTTCCAATCAGGTAGAAGCTCCGGCTCGTCGGAGGGGTTAAATTCATGTGGGATGCCTGAATTTTGCCTGTTCCTGTATGCCTGGAAGGTGGAGTAG